Proteins encoded within one genomic window of Anas platyrhynchos isolate ZD024472 breed Pekin duck chromosome 28, IASCAAS_PekinDuck_T2T, whole genome shotgun sequence:
- the MRPL10 gene encoding large ribosomal subunit protein uL10m, with the protein MAALSGGAPWRTGWLPALRLARCSSKAVTRHWKAMHLQRQKLMAVTEYLPPRPPGPERCLRPPQQPRQEDNGYARLLRRQVEEVFRDSRMVAVCQYNAMPGEDVVLLRHYLRKHNIEVKFVLNEIVRPVLSQSRYRNLLPLFVGRNILLVSPETKAKEMLRVLKGVPQVNLLGACIDDTILSRQGVENFAKLPPLEASQGQTLGALALLPSQMCSLLQRGAAHLTALLDRHIQQLREGAGQGETPTGPDSPQSPGTP; encoded by the exons atggcggcgctcAGCGGAGGGGCCCCGTGGAGGACGG GCTGGCTGCCCGCCCTGCGGCTCGCCCGGTGCAGCTCCAAGGCGGTGACGCGGCACTGGAAGGCCATGCACCTGCAGCGCCAGAAGCTGATGGCCGTCACTGAGTACCTCCCgccgcgcccccccggccccgagcGCTGCCTGCGGCCCCCGCAACAGCCACGGCAGGAG GATAACGGCTACGCCCGGCTGCTGCGGCGGCAGGTGGAGGAGGTGTTCCGGGACAGCCGCATGGTCGCGGTGTGCCAGTACAACGCCATGCCCGGGGAGGACGTGGTGCTGCTGAGGCACTACCTGCGGAAACACAACATCGAGGTCAAGTTCGTCCTGAAcgag ATCGTGCGCCCCGTGCTGTCCCAGTCCCGCTACAGGAACCTCCTCCCGCTCTTCGTGGGGCGCAACATCCTGCTGGTGAGCCCCGAAACGAAGGCGAAGGAGATGCTGCGGGTGCTGAAGGGAGTGCCGCAGGTCAACCTGCTGG GCGCCTGCATCGACGACACGATCCTGAGCAGGCAGGGGGTGGAGAACTTCGCCAAGCTGCCCCCGCTGGAGGCCTCGCAGGGGCAGACGCTGGGTGCTCTGGCGCTGCTGCCCTCGCAGatgtgctccctgctgcagcgcGGGGCCGCGCACCTCACGGCGCTGCTGGACCGGCACATCCAGCAGCTGCGGGAAGGGGCCGGCCAGGGGGAGACCCCAACGGGGCCAGATTCCCCCCAGAGCCCCGGGACACCATGA